The Candidatus Eremiobacteraceae bacterium genome segment GGAACGGCGTCATCGAAGAAGTACATGGTAGCGAACACAGGCCTGTGGGCGGCAGCCTTAGCGCCCGTGGGCGCGCGCTCGACCCGGTCGAGATGAAAGCCGGAGTTCGTGCGCGCGGGTCGCAATAGCAGGACGTTATCGGAGTCGACCATCGTCGCATTGGCCGCCTCCCGATGCACCTTCCAAACCGGGCCGCCGTAGAACGCACGCAACGCGTTCTCCCTCGACTCCATGTCGGCAAAGCCGCGAAGCCAAACGAACCGATCCGGATCGCCTGCGTCGCGGAACTGCCCGATGATCTTCGCTCCATGCGCTTCCTGGCTCTCGACGAACTCTCGATCGAACAATGCGATGAGGTCGTCGCGCTTACCGGGATGGAGCGTGTACTGTCGCAGCTCGACGATCGGACAACAGGTTTGCATGGGTAGCGGCTACGCAAGCGACTACGACAAGTCCTTATCGAACTCAACTGGGCCCCCACCTGTAATCGGGATTCCTGTGGCCTTTCGAGGCTAAGTCGCAGCGGCTCGTCAAACGCTTTTAGGCATTTCTTGCTATACCGGCCGGGCAGGGGCGGTTGCTTGGAGAGCGTCGAATCGGCATCAAAATCAAAGGTTACACAGGGAGCTCGCCGTGATGCAGGGACAAGCACTGTGCGTGGTCGCGGGTCCACGTACTCATATGCAAACGAATCGATCCGTGATAAAAGGCCAAGCGCTGAATATCATCTTTGCCCTTTTGCTACTATGCGCGTGTAGTTCCCACACGAGCCTGCCGAACTCGGTCTTAGAACCAATACAAGCGTCATTCGCGCCATCCAGAATCGGCGGGTGGCAGTTCTATTCACTCCCGATCTATGCGGAAGGTGGGGACGTAGCGCTCGGACTCGATGGCGACCTTTACACGCCGGGTAACGTCGCTGGTGACGTTCGCAGCCTCGTGAAGATTGACATGTCGGGCAACGAGACGACGTTTCCGATGCCGGGCAATGTCGAGGACCTCTACCAGGATCAAGGGATAACGAGCAACCCAGACGGCAACATTTATGCGCTCAATGCGCTGGCCGATTACACCTTTGTCGTCGTACAGGTCACTCAGTCGGGTGGCACTACCGCGTTTCCCTTGCCGTTTAAGTACCCAGCTGACATAACTCTCGGCATGGTAACCGGGTCAGACAACAATTTGTGGATACTCCACCAAAACGGGATCGGCCGCATGACGAGAACGGGTCAGTACACTGAATTTGGGGGCGGCCCCTGGCAGGATCTGGCCAGGATCGTTTCAGGACCGGATGGCAATGTTTGGGTTGAGGGCACCGACAACAACAACAACGCCGTGCTCGTTCGCGTGAACGTTCAAGATGGTTCACAAACGACGTATCCGATGCCGGCTGACGCATTTGATCTCACGCGCGGCCCTTACGGCAAGCTATATTGCATGGGCGCAAAGAGAATGTACGCGCTCGACTCACACGGCGGTGTAACCGGATACCCAATCGCGTTGCTGGTGCACCAGTCTGGTGCGACGCCGCTTATCATGCTTGCTGGCCCGACGAAAAGTGGGCGTCTTTTTTGGACGATGAGGCACGACGGGAGATTCATGCTCTACAGCTTCAACGTGCAAACTCACCAAATTGAAAACCGTATCGTGCCCCCTTCCGGTCTCGGAACCCCGACGGTCGGAAGCGATAACAATATATGGTTCGTCGGCGCTAACTCGGCCTCGGTCCTGCTATTCAACTAGA includes the following:
- a CDS encoding NIPSNAP family protein; the protein is MQTCCPIVELRQYTLHPGKRDDLIALFDREFVESQEAHGAKIIGQFRDAGDPDRFVWLRGFADMESRENALRAFYGGPVWKVHREAANATMVDSDNVLLLRPARTNSGFHLDRVERAPTGAKAAAHRPVFATMYFFDDAVPEKFVDNFEEAVVSASAQSGTPVLAYFVTESAPNNFPALPIREGENVFVCFSAAEIGEIDTRWKRRSTEILRLEPTARSLVR